From a single Nitrospirota bacterium genomic region:
- a CDS encoding succinate dehydrogenase iron-sulfur subunit: MTEQYIFRIRRFDPEKDTAPRWDEFRLEMDPAQRVLDGLITIKDESDGSLTFRRSCAHGVCGSCAMKINGRNGLACQTLIKDVPLAGDSTIVLEPLPALPVIKDLVVDMEPFFAKNQEVAPYLINKETPPERERLQSPEDQQKILQSITCIMCGSCTSSCPSFWADKEYLGPSALLKAYRFIFDTRDRAVDERLESVTRLHGLWRCHSVFNCVEVCPKEIDITGHIAKLKRLAVKKKLG; the protein is encoded by the coding sequence GTGACGGAACAGTATATCTTCAGAATAAGAAGGTTCGATCCGGAAAAGGACACTGCGCCGCGGTGGGACGAATTCCGCCTCGAGATGGATCCCGCGCAGCGGGTGCTTGATGGATTGATCACAATAAAGGATGAATCGGACGGCAGCCTGACCTTCCGCCGCTCCTGCGCCCACGGCGTCTGCGGCTCCTGCGCCATGAAGATCAACGGCAGGAACGGCCTCGCCTGCCAGACGCTCATCAAGGACGTTCCTCTCGCGGGAGACTCGACCATCGTGCTCGAGCCCCTTCCGGCGCTTCCGGTCATCAAGGACCTCGTTGTCGATATGGAGCCCTTCTTCGCAAAGAACCAGGAGGTGGCGCCGTATCTCATCAATAAGGAGACGCCGCCCGAGCGCGAGCGGCTGCAGAGCCCCGAGGACCAGCAGAAGATCCTCCAGTCTATCACGTGCATCATGTGCGGCTCCTGCACCTCCTCCTGCCCGAGCTTCTGGGCCGACAAGGAGTATCTCGGCCCCTCGGCGCTCCTGAAGGCGTACCGGTTCATTTTCGATACGAGGGACAGGGCGGTGGACGAACGGCTCGAGAGCGTCACGCGGCTGCATGGCCTGTGGCGGTGCCATTCCGTATTCAATTGTGTCGAGGTCTGCCCGAAAGAGATCGACATCACCGGGCATATAGCGAAGCTGAAGAGGCTTGCCGTAAAGAAGAAGCTGGGATAG
- the sdhA gene encoding succinate dehydrogenase flavoprotein subunit: MTHDFDTLVIGAGLAGLRAAIEASRHGSVAVITKLYPTRSHSGAAQGGIGAALGNEEPDSPEWHFYDTTKGSDFLGDQDVIQVMCEDAIRTIVELEHLGVPFSRTPEGKIAQRRFGGHTREFGAAPVRRACYSADRTGHAILFALYEQSELQGVTFFPEFQVLDIVIENGRCSGAIALHLKTGELHVFIARATLVASGGYGRIFKTTSNAIASTGDCLSILFNRGIPLEDMEFFQFHPTGLYGLGILITEGARGEGGILLNDKGERFMERYAPTIKDLAPRDMVSRAIMTEIREGRGIGGRDYVHLDLRHVDRKIIEERLPEISTFCKIYMGIDPGEKPIPVLPTAHYAMGGVPTDVDGRVLKDEKGAVVEGLYAAGECACVSVHGANRLGCNSLLDTVVFGRRAGMAIGSFIKQADKGTIAAGEVDTVKDGIDALLNRKNGEQAGAVRSAFQALMMDKCSVYRNEADLADLIQELRPYRERAGRLGIKDKGKTFNTELLEAIELGHLINLGEAIAGSALQREESRGAHSREDYPGRDDNAWLKHTFAFKTERGIDFRFKPVTVTRFQPVERKY; this comes from the coding sequence ATGACCCACGATTTTGACACGCTCGTCATAGGTGCAGGACTCGCCGGTCTGAGGGCAGCCATCGAGGCCTCCCGGCACGGCTCGGTGGCGGTCATAACCAAATTATACCCTACCCGTTCCCATTCAGGCGCAGCCCAGGGAGGCATCGGCGCAGCCCTCGGCAACGAGGAGCCCGACTCCCCTGAATGGCATTTCTACGATACCACCAAGGGCAGCGACTTTCTCGGCGACCAGGATGTCATTCAGGTCATGTGCGAGGACGCTATCCGTACCATCGTCGAGCTCGAGCATCTCGGCGTCCCCTTTTCCCGGACGCCTGAAGGCAAGATCGCCCAGCGGCGGTTCGGCGGCCACACCAGGGAGTTCGGCGCTGCCCCGGTGCGCAGGGCATGCTACTCTGCCGACAGGACGGGCCATGCCATCCTCTTCGCGCTCTATGAGCAGAGCGAATTGCAGGGCGTCACCTTCTTCCCCGAATTCCAGGTCCTCGATATCGTCATCGAAAACGGACGGTGCTCGGGGGCGATAGCCCTCCATCTCAAGACCGGCGAGCTTCATGTCTTTATTGCCAGGGCGACCCTCGTCGCTTCAGGCGGCTACGGGAGGATTTTCAAGACCACCTCCAATGCCATCGCGAGCACCGGCGATTGTCTGAGCATCCTCTTCAACAGAGGAATCCCGCTCGAGGATATGGAGTTCTTCCAGTTCCATCCGACGGGACTGTACGGCCTCGGCATACTGATCACCGAGGGGGCGCGGGGCGAGGGCGGCATCCTGCTCAATGACAAGGGCGAACGGTTCATGGAGCGCTATGCGCCGACGATCAAGGACCTCGCTCCCCGCGATATGGTCTCGCGGGCGATCATGACCGAGATCCGCGAGGGCAGGGGGATCGGCGGCAGGGACTACGTCCATCTCGACCTCAGGCATGTGGACAGAAAGATCATCGAAGAGCGGCTGCCCGAGATCTCGACCTTCTGCAAGATCTATATGGGCATCGATCCGGGCGAAAAACCGATCCCCGTGCTCCCGACAGCGCACTATGCCATGGGCGGCGTCCCGACCGACGTGGACGGCAGGGTGCTCAAGGACGAAAAAGGCGCAGTGGTGGAAGGTCTCTACGCTGCCGGTGAATGCGCCTGCGTCTCGGTGCACGGCGCCAACAGGCTCGGCTGCAACTCCCTGCTCGATACCGTGGTGTTCGGGCGGCGGGCGGGAATGGCGATCGGCAGCTTTATCAAACAGGCAGACAAGGGAACAATCGCCGCAGGCGAGGTCGATACGGTAAAAGACGGCATCGATGCGCTCCTGAACAGGAAGAATGGCGAGCAGGCAGGAGCGGTGAGGAGCGCATTCCAGGCCTTGATGATGGACAAGTGCTCGGTCTACAGGAATGAGGCCGACCTTGCCGATCTCATACAGGAGCTCCGGCCGTATAGAGAGCGGGCCGGAAGGCTGGGCATCAAGGATAAGGGCAAGACCTTCAACACCGAGCTGCTCGAAGCGATCGAGCTCGGGCACCTCATCAACCTGGGAGAGGCGATCGCCGGCTCGGCCCTGCAGCGGGAAGAGAGCAGGGGCGCGCACTCCCGCGAGGACTATCCCGGACGGGATGACAACGCCTGGCTCAAGCATACCTTTGCCTTCAAGACTGAACGGGGCATCGACTTCAGGTTCAAGCCCGTGACCGTAACCCGGTTCCAGCCGGTCGAGAGGAAGTACTGA
- a CDS encoding NAD-dependent malic enzyme: MPHVPSPSYSLTIRAEIENRIGMFAQIATTIGNAGGDLGSIDIVRVEKGKIVRDITVNARDEEHEKKIVRAIRNIDGVKVLRVMDRTFTAHEGGKIEVRARIPVRDRNDLSKVYTPGVARVCRDIHENPEHVYRYTIKGNSVAVITDGTAVLGLGDIGPEAAMPVMEGKAMIFKEFAGIDAFPIALKTKDTEEIISIVKNISTPFGGVNLEDISAPRCFEIETRLRKLCDIPIIHDDQHGTAVVVLAALINVARLIKRDIKKFRIVISGAGAAGMANALMLAKYGIRDIVVCDRAGALYEGRKADMNPYKKALAKMTNPRKLKGSVADALKGADVFLGLSVPNVIAPDDIRKMAKEPIVFALANPEPEVSPEEALPLVRVLATGRSDYPNQINNMLSYPGIFRGLLDVKAKGVNEEIKFAAAQAIAHMVKDDELHEDYIIPSIFDRKVIPAVAHAVAETAKRTGLARH; encoded by the coding sequence ATGCCACATGTCCCGAGTCCGAGTTACAGCCTTACCATAAGAGCGGAGATAGAAAACCGTATCGGCATGTTCGCGCAGATCGCCACCACCATAGGCAATGCAGGAGGAGACCTCGGCTCTATCGATATCGTAAGGGTGGAGAAAGGCAAGATCGTCAGGGACATCACGGTCAATGCCCGCGACGAGGAGCACGAGAAGAAGATCGTACGCGCAATCAGGAATATCGACGGGGTGAAGGTCCTCCGCGTCATGGACCGCACCTTCACCGCCCACGAAGGGGGCAAGATCGAGGTGCGCGCCAGGATCCCGGTGCGGGACAGGAACGACCTCTCGAAAGTCTACACCCCGGGCGTTGCTCGGGTCTGCAGGGACATCCACGAAAACCCCGAGCACGTCTATCGCTATACGATAAAAGGAAACTCGGTCGCCGTCATCACCGACGGCACCGCAGTGCTCGGCCTCGGCGACATCGGTCCTGAGGCGGCAATGCCGGTGATGGAAGGCAAGGCGATGATCTTCAAGGAGTTCGCCGGCATCGACGCCTTCCCTATCGCCCTCAAGACGAAGGACACCGAGGAGATCATCTCGATCGTCAAGAACATCTCGACGCCCTTCGGCGGGGTCAACCTCGAAGACATCTCCGCGCCCCGCTGCTTCGAGATCGAGACACGGCTCAGGAAGCTCTGCGATATCCCGATCATCCACGACGACCAGCACGGCACCGCTGTCGTCGTTCTCGCTGCGCTCATCAATGTTGCGAGATTGATAAAGAGGGACATAAAAAAATTCAGGATCGTCATCTCCGGCGCCGGCGCAGCGGGCATGGCGAACGCCCTGATGCTTGCGAAATACGGAATCAGGGATATCGTCGTCTGCGACCGAGCGGGCGCTCTTTACGAAGGAAGGAAGGCGGACATGAATCCGTATAAGAAGGCCCTCGCGAAGATGACGAACCCGAGAAAGCTCAAAGGCAGCGTTGCCGATGCCCTGAAGGGCGCGGATGTCTTCCTCGGCCTCTCGGTCCCCAACGTCATTGCTCCCGACGACATACGGAAAATGGCGAAGGAGCCGATCGTCTTCGCCCTCGCCAACCCCGAGCCCGAGGTATCTCCCGAGGAAGCGCTGCCCCTCGTGCGGGTGCTCGCAACAGGCCGCTCCGACTATCCGAACCAGATAAACAATATGCTCAGCTACCCGGGCATCTTCAGGGGCCTGCTCGATGTGAAGGCGAAAGGCGTGAACGAAGAAATCAAGTTCGCCGCAGCCCAGGCGATCGCCCACATGGTGAAGGACGACGAGCTGCACGAGGACTACATCATCCCGAGCATCTTCGACCGCAAGGTAATCCCCGCCGTCGCCCATGCCGTTGCCGAGACGGCAAAGAGGACAGGCCTGGCGCGGCATTAA
- a CDS encoding response regulator: MDGDTVKLLVVDDEELVCVALKRAFERSEQHAVCTAFAMHEALHKVANHTYDVIITDWSLPDAEGLELLRRVREEGLDIPVIVISSHVRRDILEKASGYNVFRFIGKPFRIEEVRSAVNDALQSRRAS; the protein is encoded by the coding sequence GTGGACGGCGATACGGTAAAACTTCTGGTTGTTGATGATGAGGAGCTGGTGTGCGTTGCTTTGAAGCGGGCTTTCGAGCGCAGTGAGCAGCATGCCGTGTGCACGGCGTTTGCGATGCACGAGGCGCTGCACAAGGTTGCGAACCACACGTACGACGTGATCATTACCGATTGGAGCCTCCCCGATGCCGAGGGCCTGGAGCTCTTAAGGAGAGTACGGGAGGAAGGACTGGACATCCCGGTAATCGTCATTTCATCGCATGTGCGCCGCGATATTCTCGAGAAAGCATCGGGGTATAACGTGTTCAGATTCATCGGGAAACCTTTCCGTATAGAGGAGGTCAGGAGCGCGGTGAACGATGCCTTGCAGAGCAGGAGGGCGTCGTAA
- a CDS encoding cellulase family glycosylhydrolase, translated as MVDAGGAAVMLRGFNVELKHFAPSWSVLGENDIRKMAAAGANCLRLVLDYRQFEPAPFSYDARSFALLDRVLGWCERHGLYAILDMHLAPGMQNTHDFVVHREGRASFWSSEAYQERFYALWEEIARRYAGRTVVAGYDLLNEGTPPSAEDYRRIIGTAAERIRRLDKRHMLIVEEAILEGWRKELVGLDDPNILYSIHFFYPPRFAFYITTTDRPVSRYPGEMVSAGKKIGEARSSPLPPGRSERERGEWRQLRLTATPPEGADIVVVSIESPGGSGTVLVDDVELLVNGVPAELPAPLVANGSFEIDYPGFHWTLQGSCISVERGPARTGAYALSFYRCAGSAAARSSPMPVKRGSYELAAWYRAEGADDDMRIVLAWHEREVVARIDRQEIERQLAYALDFKTRHKAPLFVGEFTAHANPSLESIVNYLTDFLEIMEREGLHWTFWNYYSEYPGVGIFTGDPLHCANPAAWETLGRFLKRGRREKAGSTVDYVTPLTKS; from the coding sequence GTGGTCGATGCCGGTGGGGCGGCGGTGATGCTGCGCGGTTTCAACGTGGAGCTGAAGCACTTCGCCCCCTCCTGGAGCGTTCTCGGTGAAAACGATATAAGGAAGATGGCGGCGGCAGGAGCGAACTGCCTCCGCCTCGTCCTCGACTACCGGCAGTTCGAGCCGGCGCCTTTCAGCTACGACGCGCGCAGCTTCGCGCTCCTCGACAGGGTCCTCGGCTGGTGTGAACGCCACGGGCTTTATGCGATTCTCGATATGCATCTTGCGCCGGGCATGCAGAATACCCATGACTTCGTCGTTCACCGGGAAGGGAGGGCCTCCTTTTGGAGCTCGGAGGCATATCAGGAGCGCTTCTACGCCCTCTGGGAGGAGATCGCGCGGAGGTATGCCGGGCGGACTGTCGTCGCGGGCTACGATCTCCTGAACGAGGGTACACCTCCCTCTGCCGAGGACTACCGGCGCATTATCGGTACGGCTGCCGAGCGCATCCGCAGGCTCGACAAAAGACATATGCTCATCGTCGAAGAGGCCATACTCGAGGGGTGGCGCAAGGAGCTTGTCGGTCTCGACGACCCGAATATCCTCTATAGCATCCACTTCTTCTATCCGCCCCGTTTCGCTTTCTATATCACCACCACCGACCGGCCCGTCTCCCGCTACCCCGGCGAGATGGTCAGTGCAGGGAAGAAAATAGGCGAGGCCCGCTCCTCACCGCTCCCTCCCGGCAGGAGCGAGAGGGAACGCGGCGAGTGGCGGCAGCTCCGCCTCACGGCCACGCCCCCCGAAGGAGCGGACATCGTTGTGGTGAGCATCGAGTCCCCGGGCGGCAGCGGAACGGTCCTGGTCGATGACGTGGAGCTCCTCGTCAACGGCGTGCCTGCAGAGCTGCCTGCGCCCCTGGTGGCGAACGGTTCGTTCGAGATAGACTACCCCGGCTTTCACTGGACCCTGCAGGGCTCCTGCATTTCTGTGGAGCGCGGACCGGCCCGCACGGGCGCATATGCGCTCTCCTTTTACCGGTGCGCAGGCAGCGCCGCTGCCCGGAGCAGCCCTATGCCGGTGAAGCGCGGCTCCTACGAGCTTGCGGCGTGGTATCGCGCCGAAGGGGCCGACGACGATATGCGAATCGTTCTGGCGTGGCATGAGCGGGAGGTGGTCGCCCGTATCGACCGGCAAGAGATAGAGCGGCAGCTCGCCTATGCCCTCGACTTCAAGACCCGGCATAAGGCGCCGCTCTTTGTGGGAGAATTCACCGCCCATGCCAACCCTTCACTCGAGAGTATTGTCAACTACCTCACCGATTTTTTGGAAATCATGGAGCGCGAGGGCCTGCACTGGACCTTCTGGAACTACTACTCGGAGTATCCGGGGGTCGGTATCTTCACCGGCGACCCTCTTCATTGCGCGAACCCGGCGGCATGGGAGACGCTGGGAAGATTTCTGAAGAGGGGGAGGCGGGAAAAGGCGGGCAGTACGGTGGACTATGTGACGCCTCTCACCAAATCGTGA
- a CDS encoding ATP-binding protein — protein sequence MDAHAVEEFVRLARLERQFPLPVKTPVAEVLAHLHLLCGDQPTNAAILLFGRDPQRFLPPSEVRCMHFHGTEIQRPVPFYRIFKGALFEQVDMAVDFVMSKLNRSVGTRAESTQAPVRYEIPHDVIREAIVNAIAHRDYVSAGAVQVSVFADRVEVWNPGTLTPPLTPESLRQPHGSIARNPRICEALFLARYIEKYGTGTLMMIRESLAHALAEPDFVQRGGEFTSTVWRDWLTDKVIESLGLNVRQKHAVILAKTSGRLSNLDYQKAFDVSKPTASRDLEDMVRKGVLSKIGTTGKGTYYIISRKGLIKGSKGSSTIPNEKGSQRAQRAHQTTGDSTANRAINAPNIPLKKVDGAKPTKRKSRKYKKGT from the coding sequence GTGGACGCTCATGCTGTTGAGGAGTTTGTGCGCCTGGCCAGGCTTGAGCGCCAGTTTCCGCTGCCGGTCAAGACGCCCGTGGCTGAAGTGCTTGCGCACCTGCATCTTCTCTGTGGTGATCAGCCGACCAACGCCGCCATACTCCTTTTTGGCCGGGACCCCCAGCGCTTTCTTCCGCCCTCTGAGGTACGCTGTATGCACTTCCACGGTACTGAGATTCAGCGGCCCGTACCGTTTTATCGTATCTTCAAGGGCGCGCTCTTTGAGCAAGTGGATATGGCAGTGGACTTTGTCATGTCGAAGCTCAATCGCAGTGTTGGTACGCGGGCTGAAAGTACTCAGGCCCCTGTCCGTTATGAAATACCACACGATGTGATCCGCGAGGCCATCGTCAACGCCATTGCTCACCGCGACTATGTCTCGGCTGGAGCAGTACAGGTTTCCGTCTTTGCCGACCGCGTGGAAGTATGGAACCCCGGTACGCTGACGCCGCCGCTCACCCCGGAAAGTCTTCGGCAGCCCCACGGCTCCATAGCCCGAAATCCCCGTATCTGCGAGGCTCTCTTTCTCGCCCGCTATATCGAGAAATACGGCACCGGCACTCTTATGATGATCCGGGAGAGCCTTGCCCATGCACTGGCTGAGCCTGATTTCGTGCAGCGAGGCGGAGAGTTTACCAGCACAGTCTGGCGCGACTGGCTGACCGATAAGGTTATCGAATCGCTTGGACTTAATGTTAGGCAAAAACACGCAGTAATTCTTGCCAAGACGAGCGGCCGTCTGAGCAACCTTGATTATCAAAAAGCCTTTGACGTCTCGAAACCGACCGCATCGAGGGATTTGGAAGACATGGTCAGGAAAGGCGTGTTGAGTAAAATTGGAACTACCGGCAAGGGTACGTACTACATCATCTCTCGTAAAGGGCTCATAAAGGGCTCAAAGGGCTCATCAACTATCCCGAATGAAAAGGGCTCACAAAGGGCTCAAAGGGCTCATCAGACAACAGGGGATTCAACTGCCAATCGTGCCATAAACGCGCCAAATATACCATTGAAAAAAGTAGATGGGGCAAAACCTACTAAGAGGAAATCGAGAAAGTATAAGAAGGGGACCTGA
- a CDS encoding DUF4062 domain-containing protein, translating to MKKQTASHKNIFISSVQKEMQQERRALKEFVQGDALLRRYFDVFLFEDLPASDRKADDVYLEEVEHCDVYVGLFGNEYGSEDAEGISPTEREFDLASAQGKVRLVFVKGAHDADRHPKMRVLIAKAGKQLICRYYRIDYGSLFKPCGLS from the coding sequence ATGAAGAAGCAGACTGCCAGTCATAAGAATATTTTCATAAGCAGCGTTCAGAAGGAAATGCAGCAGGAAAGGCGGGCCTTGAAGGAGTTTGTTCAAGGCGACGCTCTGCTCAGGCGCTATTTCGATGTGTTCCTGTTTGAAGACCTCCCCGCCAGTGATCGGAAGGCAGACGACGTGTACCTTGAGGAAGTCGAACACTGCGATGTGTACGTCGGCCTTTTCGGAAACGAGTATGGATCAGAGGATGCCGAGGGTATTTCTCCTACAGAGCGCGAATTTGACCTTGCTTCTGCTCAGGGCAAGGTTCGGCTTGTTTTCGTTAAGGGCGCGCATGATGCGGATCGTCATCCAAAGATGCGCGTGCTGATCGCAAAAGCCGGCAAACAGCTCATCTGCCGGTATTACCGAATTGACTACGGCTCTCTATTCAAGCCTTGTGGATTATCTTGA
- a CDS encoding tetratricopeptide repeat protein, protein MTRRRSRAAAVLGVAVSLSMLSCSAMRKGPAADDPPDVQKTVALAQRSISSANHQKALELLHGAYKEHPENAPLRSAYIRAVEQTRKEADAVFATQRYQAAGALYAALLKGDFHTAGFAGELSFGMDYLKGRIRTCARILTKNGLVKYREGKLDAAIAVWEKVLAFDPGNAEVKNALGTAKAQLKNLKKLQ, encoded by the coding sequence ATGACTAGGCGTCGGTCCCGGGCTGCTGCCGTGCTCGGCGTGGCAGTATCGCTGTCGATGCTCTCCTGCTCCGCCATGCGCAAGGGGCCGGCTGCAGACGACCCGCCTGATGTGCAGAAGACCGTTGCGCTTGCCCAGCGCTCGATCTCCTCCGCCAACCACCAGAAGGCCCTGGAGCTGCTCCACGGCGCCTATAAGGAGCACCCCGAAAACGCTCCCCTGCGGAGCGCTTATATCAGGGCCGTCGAGCAGACGCGGAAAGAGGCGGATGCTGTCTTCGCCACCCAGCGCTATCAGGCGGCAGGCGCGCTCTATGCGGCGCTCCTGAAGGGCGACTTTCATACCGCCGGTTTTGCGGGAGAGCTTTCTTTCGGCATGGACTACCTGAAGGGCAGGATCAGGACCTGTGCACGGATCCTCACCAAGAACGGACTGGTGAAGTACCGCGAGGGCAAGCTCGACGCAGCGATCGCCGTATGGGAAAAGGTCCTCGCCTTCGACCCCGGCAACGCCGAAGTGAAGAATGCCCTCGGCACTGCAAAGGCCCAGCTCAAGAATCTCAAAAAACTCCAGTAA